CATCGTCCAACACTCAAGACCAATTCCTTTCTCCCTCTCCCCACACGAACAGCCCAGGTTGGCATTGTCCACCGGACTGTAAGTATCCTCCTTTCCCCTTCCCACTCAAACCCTCTGCAGCGTGCAGAAGCTCCGCTGCACGCTCCATCAATTGTGATGTCGGTTAAACTGTCTTGTgtacgcctaaaggtatgcaaggCATTTCACCAAATAACCCTTCACTCCATTAATTCGAACTAAAAAGCGTTTTATTTGGTAATTcatgcatacatttaggcgttgtAAAAGGGAATGTAATATAATTCTAAGTCGAATTAATCGCTTTACAcacgaacgttcagcgaaatATCCCTTGCAAAGCAATAAAGCTATATTTGGTAAGCTTTATGCGATTAAATCCAGCCAAAGGTCTTGTTTGGCAGTTGTGCAGGCGTTGAAGGCAACATTAAACATCCCTCTTCTACATAAACACCTATCGTTTTGTAATTCCAGCAGCAGAGTCCTTGCTGGCAAAGTGGAAGGTGCATATCTCTCGAGCTGTCAGCTGCTGTTTGACTCGACTGACGACAGCGTCAGTCAGTGGGGCAAAACCTGCCCCGAGCTTCCCCGATAGCACAACTAGGTCAGCTGGTCGGTTCGATTAAAAATGCAACTCCAACGATGGCGGAGTTCGTGACTGCTTCCGATTTGTTTGTCCGTGCCGAGCATATTTTCCGTTCATTAAACGGGAACGGGGGGTATCGCTATTTGTGCGATATTGAACACAATCCTTAGTGTTTCCACCTGCTCTAGCGGCAGGGTAGAATTCAATCGGGAAATCAGAACACCATAAATCCAACACCCACGAGCACTGTTTGTTTCACAGCTTGTATTCTGTTCTGCCGTGGCACAAAGTGCAGCTTATTGCATAGCTTTTGCATAGAGAGGGGGTAGATACGGGGTGTTTCTTTCTGTATTCCGTCCTATACGGTGTATGCTCATGGTGCGGTAAGTTGCTACCGTGTGCCAGTTGCTGCCGAACGGTGAGGCTAGGCACAACCAATAAATTCCTGCAGCTCGATTGCACGATAACGTGGAAAGTGCATCTTGGGCTTTTAGTGTCCGCCCTTCTGGCTAAGGAGGGAGAGAGTTGTTAGAGTTAGGggagtctgtgtgtgtgtgccatgTGAAGATTAGATTTACTCCCAGAACTACTTACAGGATTATAGTTTGTATACATTTGTGTGCCTAAATCGTAAAGCTTACACCAAGCAGTGTCCAAACTCTTCCCAAGTCTTCGTGTATATTTTTAACTATGTTGTGCATCGTTGCGTAATTTGTATAACAAAGTCTCTCCTTAACCCCGCTGCAAATGAAGGAAGATTGTGATTCCTAAACGAGTGCCACCTTAACTCTGTAAAACGTTTACCACGCTGCAGGGAACCCTCGAAAACTACCATAAGGAAGTAATTAAGCAACCATCCTGTTCCTCAGGTTATTACCAAGCTCTATCCACTTCAATATCACGTGTAGCAAATGTGCATTGCATGTGCACTAGCAAACCAATAGTAGCCAAAAGAGTGTTATACATAAGGTAAGACATTGTgtagataaaacaaataattgaaaGATAGATCCTCTAGATATCGAAAATTCGGAACACAACGTAGTTCCCAAAGTGGTGAACTTTTGGGAagtgaacaaaacgaaacacgacAACGAAAACATCAAGACAAGGGCCTTCAGGGCGTCCTTGATTTGTTTGGTGCTAGAAACATGTACAACGTTCACGAAACACCTCAACTCCTCACTCAAAAAGTGGTATCTTCATAGTTTCTTTGTAGTGATTGTTAAACTGTAGCTAATCTTTTGTCAAATATCTCACTCGGATGAGCTGAGCGAGTTCATGTTTTTACTGTGGTGTGTCAGCTCATTGACACTACTAATATCTATATTCATACTCCTATCAGTATTCATGATATCAGATTCTCGATTCTGAAAGATATTTAACTTTACCGACGGGGGATTTCAATGAGAGAAAAGAGACGAAGAATTCTTTTCGCTTCATGCGATAGATCTGGAAAAAATCGAACTTGGTCTCAAGCGTTAGCTTTCCAGTTGTTCTCCAGTTCTTCAGAGATAAGTTCACTAAGCATTCGAGCAAGCTCAGCTGCATAAAACCCAACACCAGACACTCAACATCGATTGTCCCATCATCATGATTAGTATTATCACTTCCAATTTGCATATGTCGTCGTGCTTTCTGGGGTATTTCCAACGCTCCGTTGCGTTGTGCTTTATTGATGCGTAACTACGATAGAAACGCTGATAATACGATAGCACGATAACTATGCTGTCTAACCTAAAGGCGACGGTGGCTGTTTGCGAAGACCTTCGGAAATCATCACCGCCGCATCGTGACCAGCCGGACCATGGATGATTGATGATGACTcgcgtcgttttttttttggggaacgtACCAGGGGATGAATTCCAACGAATGATTAAGCGCAATTACATCAGTAGTTACACAGCGAACCGACACAGAATTCACAATTAATGTAACCCTGATTGCCGGTTACACTTCTGCAGGTCGTATCGAATGAGTTAAGCTGTAGCGCACAGCCTCTGTCGAGCGTGTAACGATTTTCCGAAGGAACTGCAATAGAAGTAGTGATAAATGAGTTAGGTTCATGTAGGATAAGCTCAGTACGTTTAGTAGATGTCCGTTACATACCGTAACGCTGAACCCGGTAACACACGTAACCGGTCGATCGACCCCACGGTGTAACGGTGGAAGACAACGGTGGATACCATGTTACCTGTGGCCATGCCGTCGTTGTTGGGACAGTAGGGTAAGGAGAGGTTGGTAGGGTGGGTCCTACACCGCTGCCACCTCCACCCGAAGGATACCCGCATATGACAGCACCCAGAGGGTTTCCCTCACAATTGTTACAGGAATAGCAAACCAGCTGCGAATtggctttaaacaaaataattattttttcaggTGTTGTAGCTCGCCAAACATGGGCTCATAAGCACGATGTACCTTCCAAAACCAGCACTAATAATAACACCGCAAAACCCGTAATACGATCCATTCTAACCGGCATAAGAACACTCGTGCACTTGAACGATCGAGGCAATCCAACGAACGACTTCCTTGAAACTGCCAAACGAAAATGCCAAACCATCATCTAAGAACACTTTTGGTGCCAACTCGTATCAGGAGATAAAGCGATCGAGATAAACTCTCCTCACATCTGTGTATGGTAGTGTCCCGGTACAGATGGTCAAATAATAATATGTTACACcagaatgtgtgtgttttaaaaatgaagatGTGCTTCATCCATGATTTCTTACTTCAGATCGTTTAACAGAGTGTcttttttacaaatgttttcGACACTTGAAATTTTAATGATCAACTTAATTTTTTGAGCATTTGTCTGACGAAGTGTATATCGTTTCGTATGTAAATGTTATCAGTGTCGGCAAGCTGGATAGATAATGTTAAATTGGAAttgcaaaaaattgaaatcgaaATGATGGATGACTAGAAAAGATGTTAAGCAATATAATTGTATTACGTTTGATCAATTGTAAAGTGAGGTTTGTGTGATCTCACCGTTGAATGTTTCATCGATCTGGAATGTGCAATCGTCAAATGTGCCGAAAATGATGAGTGACATGGCAATAAATAGGACCAGACATCAGATGTGTTCGTACGGTTTATTCTTGGCACGCTAAACATGTACAAATTATTGCAATATTGTATCTCACTACCGAAAATTCGACACTTCAACATGAAGTTTTTAGGAAGCTGTCGATCGGTGCCATGATTGGCAGCAGCATTAGTGTTGCGAAAGCAGCTAAGTACTGGCGATTAGTTACTCGTCCCGGATTCTACCGTCCCGTGCCCGCTCTCGGGCAGTTCGAAAGTGTTAAATTACATGTCAATTACACGTGACAGCAACGCCATTGCTTGTGCTAGAGCCGCAATGAAGCTCGCCCCCGGTAGCAGGTGTTTGCAAATGTATTGCAAAGTTTCACCACTGCACCGGAATTGCGTCACTGTTCCTACAAACTGCACGTGCTAAAGCTGTTACTGCTTTCGTGAGTTTTCATCGCCCTTTTCTACTGGAGAGTTCTATTGGAATGAGGAATTAGAAACTTTTTCCATCGTGTCGactttgagcgaaaagaaagaaaaaaaacaacacaaataaaacaaacacccCAAAAGCACAATGGACGAGGAGTCGCTGAACTGACAACTTGATATGTGACTTTCACCCTCACCCCATCGACtaacgatttttgttttgctaattttcGTTCGCTTTCCATTGCGCTATTTTCCGTTCCAGTCCTCCGACACTGCAACTGCCGGTGGAAAAAGCAAACCCACCAACGGAACAACCAGCAACGGCACACCGAACGCTTCCCAGGCTGGTGCGGGGACCTCGAATGCAATAACAAGCGTTAGCAACGGTTCCAGCTCGAGTGGAAGAACCTCTTCACTGGCCCAGCGTAGGGCACAGTTTCAGGCGAACCGGCAAAATTCGGAAGCTCACGATCGACGCCATCCGCCATTGGTGCGGGCTATGTCCGCACCGATCCGTCCAGCTGATACTGAAGCGACGAAACTACTGCAAGGCAAGAAAAAGCCACGCCGCAGGAAAGTGTTAAGGTAAGCGAACGAATTCAATTGCCCACTTTGCTTTCTCTCGTTAACGATCTTGTGTCTCCGCAACCGTTCCCTTTAGGGAGAAAGACGAGTATAATATCTGTGAGGAAGATGAGTTTAGTGATGATGGATGCAGCAAAGTGGGCCCACCGGGAATGGGCGGACTACAGCACGGGTCGGGGTCGAATGGTCGGCAAGTACCTGCCTGCATTTTGCCCATGCGGTCCCGCTCCGTACTAGGCGGTCCTTGCGATATAGAGACGCTCGTTTCGCTGCTCAGTTCCGGTGGTAGTGACTCGGAAAAGGAGCAAGACGCGACGCAAACATCCCCGGGCAATACTGGACAACAGTCGCCAACAGCTACCGCAGCACCGCCGGTCACCTATCACAGGACACAATTTTCCTCAGCCCATCTCGCCAAGGGACGCGCTCCGATGCTCAAGAAAGCCGGCAAGTCTGTGTCGTTTCAGGAGAGCGACCTCAAACCGGTCGCCACAGCCGGACTCAATCGGGATTACCGTAAGCCAACGTTTCAACCGACGGTGGCAAGCAGAATTCGTCGTACGCAGCAGCTCGTTAGTACGCTCAATGCTTTCCAGTTGAATAAGGACAAGGAGCGAAGGTGAGCACTTACAATGCTTGTGTGATTCAGACAGATTTTGATGCTGTACTGCGTTCCtgcgggttttcttttttcagtgAGGATAAAGATACGGACGATAAGCAGAGCGATCCGTCCGACGATGCTGGAAGCGATCACCTTAACGACAACAGCTCATTCACGGAAACTGCAACGATACCGTCCACTAATGTCGGTAGCGTTAAAGGAAACGCTAACAAGACATCCAACAGTGGTACGGTAAATGTTTCTACCAACGGTGATCTTCAGACGCCTAAAGAACAGGAATGTTATCGACTGTTTCTCAAGATGTCTAAGAAGGGTTTGGCCGTGTCGTACGATACCATCCTTCGTGGAATGCTCACTCCAACCGAGCTGCGTGTCctgcagaaaaagaaaaaccgccAAAGCATTGAAAATGGCACCGAAACTGGAACCGGCGGTGAAAGTTCACCAGAAAATGGAACATTCGAAAATGGGACCACATTCGAGGAGTTTCAATACCAACAGAAGGGCGAGAATTTACAGCTTACCATACCGGAGGAACCACCAACAGTACCGAACGAGCACAATAGCAGTGAGCAGGAACATCCAATTGTTGCAGAAAGCGCATACTGAAGTGCTAAGTGTGTCtagattttgtgttttttgctatcactttgtttgtatgttgtaCGCCGTGGTGTAGCTGACGTGGAGAACTGTGATAGGAAGTGTACGATGGCTGAGAAGTATACGGTGCCCGGTGACTCCGACACTGTCGGGGAACACTACCTGTATGTGTGTTACGGATGTGATTTGAAACTTATGTCTTCGTTAGTACTGTTTCTGTTCCGTTGATACTTGACCAGAGTttaatgttaatgtttttcGCTTATTTGTAGCAGAAGAGGAACCGTGTGATCGATTAGCAAGATGGTAGTGATGTACTTCGATTTGTGTGTTCTAAGCCTTGAATCCAGTTGCAGATCCCACTAGATACAAAGCGCACAAATAAATAGCACCATCGAAGTTGCCGAGAACGCCAGGACGTCTTTCTTTCATGTCGTTATgcacttacaaaaaaaaacaataagtaATTGTAAGCACTGGCTAAAATTAGCTTAAACATTAGTCGACCTGCGGAAGCCATACCTATtatttgcatacaaaaaaaaaacaatctcaatCCTTATTGGCTATTAACGTCTCATCTAGTACATTCTGTTTCACGCAGAAAATGAAACTACTTCAAAAGCCTGATTGTGATATGATGAGGAGCAACAAAGTCCGAAGATAAATAGGTTCTAGCAACATTTCTGTTACCGAATTTGACGTTTAAGCAAGAAACTCTCTTCTAATGCCTCTCCTGTACGCGTTAAATATCGTATTGTTTCGTACTATTTCCCTTACTCTGTACTTATTTCAATCTTAACCGTAATATGTTTAACCAGTGCATAAACGTTCTTCGACTGTTTACTGCTTGCTccattctttctctctcgcgcgcgcgcgcttagTACTCTGTtatgtggtaaaatattttctacctCTTGTCTACTCGGTATGTTAGGGTTTTACTTAAATATAAACACATTAGAAATGAATAACATATATCACACGCACTTTTAGCAATTTCATTAGGCACAAAAAGCCGCAAACTGGTGGATGGAAACGACTTCTACCGGGGCGGACGAATACTCTCTATCGCCGCCAGCCAATGATGAGCACCTGGCACTAGATGAAGAACCTGCACGGTAACGTCGGATCGTTCCCGATAATGCCCCGATTCCCTTCCAGGATTGGTCTATAGCGCCATCGATTGCTAATACTGATCCTCGCCTAAACTGTTCTGCCGCGTACAGCTACTGCAGCAACTATACTATTCAAACCAAACCCCATCTGACATGGTATTCGCCATGTGCAACAACACAAGGAAAGCTCGCTTCACTATCACTGGATATGGTATTAGTATAACAATCCGTGGAAAGCATTAAAACGGTCACCACGGTGCAATACTGAGTGGAATCAAGACGGCATACTATAATAAGCAAAATACGAACCACTCCATGGCATCGGCAACGGGCACAGAGCTATTGCTTGCACGGCTTCCTGCAATCTGACCATCGAGAAAACAAATCAGACACTATTCGATGCGTTTAGGATTTAAGTCTCGCTATTCTGGATGCCGCGTTCGACCGATGGATCCGACACGCGCCTAGTCACTCTTCAGCACAAACTCTAATGGGTTTCTTCCCTTAAACTTTGAGCTAGTCGCTGAGGATGTGATAGTGCTGCTTCCACCattactactgctgctgctgctgctgctgctgctagaaGACTTCAACTCAGCCTGCACCAAGGGTGCGCTCATGGCTGCCACGTCCACCGAACTGTTTCGTTTACCATCCAAGCAACTCATCCATTCGGAGAGTGTTATCTTCCGGTCGCTGTTTACATCACAATAGCGGGGCATTTTTTTGCCACATTTGCGAAGTTGTCTACAAAGAAGATTGAATAGTCGTTTAGGAAAATAGTATCCTGAAGTTGATCTTGTGTAATGGTCGTACCTTGTAGCGGTGACTAGCTCACGAAAAGCTTTCCATTCCTTCCGCtccagttgtttgttttgatttttgtccAAAAGCACAAAGCTCAATATAGCGATCTTTTCCTCCTCGGTATTCCAAACGGGTATAATTTTGCTGCAAATGCATAGAAACAATACCTAGTGAGTGAGTGGGCATTGTCGTCAATTCCTGTGCATCGTACGATATAACCTACCCTGCGAACGATGTCGACACCTGTTTGctcaggaatgccttcaaaTCCTTGAGGAATTCTACCTTCTTTTCCTCGGGACATCCTTTCATCGGACGCGTAGAGGATGCGTACTGATCGCAGACAGGTTTCTCGTCCTTTGTCGATGTGCCCGGAATATTCTTGCCGGTATCTTCGTTCACGCACCAACAGTACCCTGTTGAGCGGTAACACTGTACACGCTGGTATCGTCCATCTGGTGTACACTCTGGTACATACAATGCGTTCGTGCCGTACTGACAATGGGAGATAAGGAGCTCCGATTAGTACAAAGTCACCTTCAGAGTGAACCTACCTAACCTACCTTCTGTTCGTCCAAAGCGTACTTGCGATCACTCAAACAGTCCGAGTCTGCCTCACTATCCTTGAAGATCGCGTCATCCTCTCCCTTGGGATCCACCATAGTCTTGCCCTGCAGCACTGGTAGAAAGATATGTCATTACTTTGAACTGATCATGTATTGCACAGCAGCATTTAACGGGAAGTGAGAGGGAACATGAACGGACGGGGGGTAATAGTTATGGTTGAACATTCAATTTTGgaaagtttaaattttgtacGCCACCAGAAGCGCAGTTTAGCCGAAACATTAGTAAtgaattttgtttgtatgaatTGGAAAACAAAGAACATTTGTGAAcgagttgttttttgtgtgtgtgggattTATTTTGAATTCCAGCCGTCTAGACGGATTGGGCCGTACTGTGGGACTGGAATCGCGTCAAAACCCACGGAACAGTTTGTTGTTATTAAGCCAAAACCATAGTGTCGAGAGgaatttatttagtttacAATTTTTGCTACACGATCGCAGGTTCTTACTGAGGTGCTGTGCGGTTGATACCAGTGTGAATTTGAGTGCCGGGTTAAGGGTAAGACCCGCAAGATATTCTACGGTGCAATCTAACCTAGAGTGTGCTGATACTGATAT
The DNA window shown above is from Anopheles funestus chromosome 3RL, idAnoFuneDA-416_04, whole genome shotgun sequence and carries:
- the LOC125767829 gene encoding uncharacterized protein LOC125767829, with the protein product MMVWHFRLAVSRKSFVGLPRSFKCTSVLMPVRMDRITGFAVLLLVLVLEANSQLVCYSCNNCEGNPLGAVICGYPSGGGGSGVGPTLPTSPYPTVPTTTAWPQVTWYPPLSSTVTPWGRSTGYVCYRVQRYVPSENRYTLDRGCALQLNSFDTTCRSVTGNQGYINCEFCVGSLCNY
- the LOC125767803 gene encoding uncharacterized protein LOC125767803, giving the protein MSSARCLNWSRPPPGRHPAALRKQLSCIEPPSPARRPLPGGGRSQSVTTSTPLPVRPDTDFCHFLVTGAIIHTNRLQTYHTYNQAHRGASASLVRSRPTPHGGEDGADGADVGQQQRRRPSSASAGGLLTTTTDERTTVRAGRRAILCKQLSLDRNILVASSIASGMATVASGAGGTIPLAVGADRDEMGGDGWAFNRKQQQQRSASGQRNEPDSNAKKGLKSNKDSRINIKIFLGQTVQQDSSDTGMSDTEGATPTTVTALQQGNNTSRPIASYSKQEPSITNMSSDTATAGGKSKPTNGTTSNGTPNASQAGAGTSNAITSVSNGSSSSGRTSSLAQRRAQFQANRQNSEAHDRRHPPLVRAMSAPIRPADTEATKLLQGKKKPRRRKVLREKDEYNICEEDEFSDDGCSKVGPPGMGGLQHGSGSNGRQVPACILPMRSRSVLGGPCDIETLVSLLSSGGSDSEKEQDATQTSPGNTGQQSPTATAAPPVTYHRTQFSSAHLAKGRAPMLKKAGKSVSFQESDLKPVATAGLNRDYRKPTFQPTVASRIRRTQQLVSTLNAFQLNKDKERSEDKDTDDKQSDPSDDAGSDHLNDNSSFTETATIPSTNVGSVKGNANKTSNSGTVNVSTNGDLQTPKEQECYRLFLKMSKKGLAVSYDTILRGMLTPTELRVLQKKKNRQSIENGTETGTGGESSPENGTFENGTTFEEFQYQQKGENLQLTIPEEPPTVPNEHNSSEQEHPIVAESAY
- the LOC125772329 gene encoding SPARC-related modular calcium-binding protein 2-like, which produces MVDPKGEDDAIFKDSEADSDCLSDRKYALDEQKYGTNALYVPECTPDGRYQRVQCYRSTGYCWCVNEDTGKNIPGTSTKDEKPVCDQYASSTRPMKGCPEEKKVEFLKDLKAFLSKQVSTSFAGKIIPVWNTEEEKIAILSFVLLDKNQNKQLERKEWKAFRELVTATRQLRKCGKKMPRYCDVNSDRKITLSEWMSCLDGKRNSSVDVAAMSAPLVQAELKSSSSSSSSSSSSNGGSSTITSSATSSKFKGRNPLEFVLKSD